The Seriola aureovittata isolate HTS-2021-v1 ecotype China chromosome 2, ASM2101889v1, whole genome shotgun sequence genome has a segment encoding these proteins:
- the chchd4b gene encoding coiled-coil-helix-coiled-coil-helix domain containing 4b, whose amino-acid sequence MSSVREEGKDRIIFVTKEDHATPSSAELIEEDPNDPYEEQGLILPSGEINWNCPCLGGMASGPCGTEFKDAFSCFHYSKEEVKGSECLEQFRAMQECMQRYPELYPQEDEKVPQEQTSQESGSPETLGTNSTSTTEQGSNTTQPNTESSAES is encoded by the exons ATGAGCTCGGTCAGAGAGGAAG GTAAAGACCGAATTATCTTTGTCACCAAAGAGGATCATGCAACACCCAGCAGTGCTGAGCTCATAGAGGAAGATCCCAATGACCCGTATGAGGAGCAAG GTCTGATTCTTCCCAGTGGGGAGATCAACTGGAACTGCCCCTGCCTGGGTGGGATGGCCAGTGGTCCCTGTGGGACTGAATTTAAGGACGCCTTCTCCTGTTTCCACTATagtaaagaggaggtgaagggcTCTGAATGCTTGGAGCAGTTCAGGGCCATGCAGGAGTGCATGCAGCGTTACCCAGAGCTCTACCCACAGGAAGATGAGAAGGTGCCGCAAGAACAGACCTCGCAAGAATCTGGATCTCCAGAAACACTAGGTACAAACTCAACATCTACCACGGAGCAAGGCTCTAATAccacacaaccaaacacagagAGCTCAGCGGAAAGCTAA